A section of the Cucumis sativus cultivar 9930 unplaced genomic scaffold, Cucumber_9930_V3 scaffold90, whole genome shotgun sequence genome encodes:
- the LOC101211511 gene encoding LOW QUALITY PROTEIN: mitochondrial import inner membrane translocase subunit TIM23-3 (The sequence of the model RefSeq protein was modified relative to this genomic sequence to represent the inferred CDS: inserted 1 base in 1 codon) — MENSSKSPDDRKSRFYHPYQDLHVPITKLYELPTAPEHLFFEEAARPHRSWGENLQYYTGIGYLSGALFGGARGSIQGLRAAEPGDSVKLRLNRVLNSGGQLGRRAGNSLGSXGLIFAGLESGVIHLRGSDDVLNSIVAGLGTGAVYKAASGPRSAAIAGAIGGIAAAAAVAGKQAVKRYVPI, encoded by the exons ATGGAAAATTCCTCCAAATCACCCGATGATCGGAAATCCCGCTTCTATCACCCTTACCAAGACCTACACGTTCCGATCACCAAGCTCTACGAGCTCCCCACCGCCCCCGAGCATCTTTTCTTCGAAGAAGCCGCCAGGCCTCACCGTTCTTGGGGCGAAAACCTCCAATATTACACCGGAATTGGCTACCTCTCCGGCGCCCTTTTTGGCGGCGCCAGGGGTTCCATTCAGGGCCTCAGGGCAGCTGAGCCTGGTGACTCTGTCAAACTCCGTCTCAATCGAGTTCTCAACTCTGGGGGCCAGCTTGGCCGGAGGGCTGGAAACTCTCTTGGAT TTGGCTTGATTTTTGCTGGTTTGGAAAGTGGGGTTATTCATTTGAGAGGTTCTGATGATGTTTTAAACAGTATTGTAGCTGGATTGGGGACTGGTGCTGTTTATAAGGCGGCGTCTGGGCCAAGGTCGGCTGCCATCGCCGGTGCTATTGGAGGAATTGCTGCTGCAGCTGCAGTTGCGGGTAAGCAGGCAGTTAAGAGATATGTGCCGATATAG
- the LOC101211010 gene encoding trihelix transcription factor GTL2 — protein sequence MFEGGSVSEQLHQFLTPRTTPPPPNSNSLPLIPLNFALHSPNFNFHPFDSYNATSTAHHHHQIHLPHHLLHHQSPNPHGDDKNDVKTTTTAAGSSLQVGVDLEVGRENSRSILMEDHHIIHHDQWSNDELLALLRIRSNIENCFPESTWEHVSRKLGEVGFRRTADKCKEKFEEESRYFNHINYNKNCRFLTHELNYNHHPNQDQDQDHLLLIHEGNGKPDDGGPTLVVVPEEGEEENQDKDGELHDDDEEEDLRNDEMRPGRNEEERNESSRSSSCQKSKKKRKMMRQKEFELLKGYCEEIVKKMMIQQEEIHSKLLQDMLKKEEEKVAKEEYWKKEQMERLHKELEVMAHEQAIAGDRQATIIEILNQITNSTTLISSSHESKKDLQNLLQSLNNYNNNNNIPNSTPSSSSLIQCQTSSSPNKKPPHENSNSFTSQNDPIKNPKNNPCLSTQILAPQDPNSFINNHPNPKSKEKLDHESEDLGKRWPRDEVLALVNVRCKMYNNTTTTNNQDESQSGGASLKAPLWERISQGMLQLGYKRSAKRCKEKWENINKYFRKTKDVNKKRSLDSRTCPYFHQLSTLYNQGGGNNNPLENCPNVSSENHSDHSENHLATSS from the exons ATGTTTGAAGGAGGATCAGTATCTGAGCAACTTCATCAATTCTTAACTCCAAGAACAACTCCACCACCACCAAATTCTAATTCTCTTCCTTTAATTCCTCTTAATTTTGCTCTTCATTCTCCTAATTTCAATTTCCACCCTTTTGATTCTTATAATGCTACTTCTACTGCtcaccatcatcatcaaattCATCTTCCTCATCATCTTTTGCACCATCAATCTCCGAATCCTCATGGCGACGACAAAAACGACGTCAAGACAACCACTACGGCAGCTGGGAGTAGTTTGCAGGTGGGCGTAGATTTGGAGGTCGGTAGAGAGAACAGCAGATCCATTTTGATGGAGGATCATCATATTATTCATCATGATCAATGGAGCAATGATGAGCTTCTTGCCCTCCTTAGAATCAGATCTAACATTGAAAATTGCTTCCCCGAATCCACTTGGGAACATGTTTCAAG GAAGTTGGGAGAGGTGGGTTTTAGAAGGACTGCAGACAAGTGTAaagagaaatttgaagaagagagTAGATATTTCAACCACATTAACTACAATAAAAATTGTAGGTTCCTCACTCACGAGCTGAATTATAATCATCATCCAAATCAAGATCAAGATCAAGATCACCTTCTCCTGATTCATGAAGGGAATGGGAAACCAGACGACGGTGGCCCCACCCTCGTTGTGGTACCagaagaaggtgaagaagaaaaccaagaTAAAGATGGAGAACTTCATGATGAtgacgaagaagaagatttgAGAAATGACGAAATGAGACCGGGGAGGAATGAGGAAGAACGGAACGAAAGTAGTAGATCAAGTAGTTGCCAGAAGagtaagaagaagaggaaaatgaTGAGGCAAAAGGAATTTGAATTGTTGAAGGGTTATTGTGAGGAAATagtgaagaaaatgatgataCAACAAGAGGAAATTCACTCAAAGCTTTTACAAGACATGttgaagaaggaagaggagaagGTTGCTAAAGAGGAATATTGGAAGAAGGAACAAATGGAAAGACTTCACAAAGAGCTTGAAGTGATGGCCCATGAACAAGCCATTGCAGGTGATAGACAAGCCACaatcattgaaattttgaaccaaatcaccaattcaaccactttaatttcttcatctcaTGAATCCAAAAAAGACTTACAAAATTTACTCCAAAGTTTGAATAAttacaacaacaataacaatatcCCTAATTCTACTCCTTCTTCCTCATCCTTAATCCAATGCCAAACGTCGTCAAGCCCCAACAAAAAACCACCtcatgaaaattcaaactctTTCACTAGCCAAAATGATCCaattaaaaaccctaaaaacaACCCTTGTTTATCAACCCAAATCCTTGCTCCACAAGACCCAAATTCCTTCATCAATAATCATCCGAACCCTAAAAGTAAAGAGAAATTAGATCATGAGAGTGAAGACTTGGGAAAAAGATGGCCAAGAGATGAAGTGTTGGCTTTAGTAAATGTGAGGTGCAAAATGTACAACaacaccaccaccaccaacaATCAAGATGAAAGCCAAAGTGGTGGAGCGTCGTTAAAAGCTCCATTATGGGAGAGAATCTCACAAGGAATGCTTCAATTGGGTTACAAAAGAAGTGCCAAGAGATGCAAAGAGAAATGGGAAAACATAAACAAGTACtttagaaaaactaaagaTGTCAACAAGAAGAGATCTCTTGACTCAAGAACTTGCCCTTATTTCCACCAACTCTCTACATTGTACAATCAAGGTGGAGGGAATAATAATCCCCTGGAAAACTGCCCCAACGTGTCATCGGAAAACCACTCCGACCACTCCGAAAACCACCTTGCAACTTCGTCCTag